Proteins encoded within one genomic window of Microbacterium sp. LKL04:
- a CDS encoding inorganic diphosphatase: MGAYDAVIEIPRGSRVKYEVDHGTGRVFLDRVLFTPMGYPANYGFFENTLGEDGDPLDVLVLLDREIYPGVLAKVRPVAVLKMSDEAGGDDKVVAVLAKDPRWAHIQDVDDIDEWTKGEIGHFFERYKDLEPGKWVKVDEWAGAAEAERLVSEAFTRFDEHEGETRTQGEGEAPNSL, from the coding sequence ATGGGCGCGTACGACGCCGTCATCGAGATCCCGCGCGGTAGCCGCGTGAAGTACGAGGTCGACCACGGCACAGGCCGCGTCTTCCTCGACCGCGTTCTGTTCACCCCCATGGGGTACCCCGCGAACTACGGCTTCTTCGAGAACACGCTCGGCGAGGACGGCGACCCGCTCGACGTGCTGGTCCTCCTCGACCGCGAGATCTACCCCGGCGTGCTCGCTAAGGTCCGCCCCGTCGCCGTCCTCAAGATGAGCGACGAGGCCGGCGGCGACGACAAGGTCGTTGCGGTCCTGGCGAAGGACCCGCGCTGGGCGCACATCCAGGACGTCGACGACATCGACGAGTGGACCAAGGGCGAGATCGGCCACTTCTTCGAGCGCTACAAGGACCTCGAGCCCGGCAAGTGGGTCAAGGTCGACGAGTGGGCCGGCGCCGCCGAGGCCGAGCGCCTCGTGTCCGAGGCCTTCACGCGCTTCGACGAGCACGAGGGCGAGACCCGCACGCAGGGTGAGGGCGAAGCGCCCAACAGCCTCTGA
- a CDS encoding DeoR/GlpR family DNA-binding transcription regulator: MPQLLSAERRSLLLEMLAESGSVRLEPAAEALGVSAMTVRRDLDDLVREGLARRVRGGAVAAIVPQDFTARIAARGGAKAEIARKAHDLLPHGGAAAMDASSTVGALISTLDDSDELLVVTNSYDNLRAAQGRPAVDAILLGGRLEPRTGSFVGAQACESASRFHYDRFFTSAAALDPSFGTSETTLEEAEVKRVLSTHADETVVLADSSKLERLAVARALAWTNVDLLVTELDPADERLDAFRGLVEIR, from the coding sequence ATGCCGCAGTTGCTCAGCGCCGAACGGCGGTCGCTCCTCCTCGAGATGCTCGCCGAGTCCGGCAGCGTCCGACTCGAGCCGGCCGCCGAGGCGCTCGGCGTCTCGGCGATGACCGTCCGCCGCGATCTCGACGATCTTGTCCGCGAGGGGCTCGCGCGGCGGGTCCGCGGCGGGGCGGTCGCCGCCATCGTGCCGCAGGACTTCACCGCCCGGATCGCCGCGCGCGGCGGCGCCAAGGCCGAGATCGCACGGAAAGCACACGACCTGCTCCCTCACGGCGGTGCCGCGGCGATGGATGCCTCGTCCACGGTCGGTGCGCTCATTTCGACCCTCGACGACAGCGACGAACTGCTCGTCGTCACGAACTCGTACGACAACCTCCGCGCAGCACAGGGGCGACCCGCCGTCGACGCGATCCTCCTCGGCGGACGCCTGGAACCCCGCACCGGCAGCTTCGTCGGTGCGCAGGCGTGCGAGAGTGCGAGCCGCTTTCACTACGACCGCTTCTTCACGAGCGCTGCCGCCCTCGATCCGTCATTCGGCACGAGCGAGACGACCCTCGAAGAAGCCGAGGTCAAGCGCGTCCTCTCGACACACGCGGACGAGACCGTCGTCCTCGCGGACTCCTCGAAGCTCGAACGCCTCGCCGTTGCGCGCGCGCTCGCCTGGACGAACGTCGACCTGCTCGTCACCGAGCTCGACCCCGCCGACGAGCGACTCGACGCCTTCCGGGGGCTGGTCGAGATCCGCTGA
- the hpt gene encoding hypoxanthine phosphoribosyltransferase — protein sequence MRAAEIADQLTDVLVTEEEIQAKLEELARRVEADYEGKDLLLVGVLKGAVMVMADFARSLKRPMEMDWMAVSSYGAGTKSSGVVQIRKDLDTDISGKHVLIVEDIIDSGLTLSWLLENFASRGAASIEVLALLRKPEAAKVEIDCRYVGFDIPVEFVVGYGLDFAEKYRNLRDVAVLAPHVYS from the coding sequence ATGCGCGCAGCCGAGATCGCCGACCAGCTCACCGATGTCCTCGTCACGGAGGAGGAGATCCAGGCCAAGCTCGAAGAGCTCGCCCGGCGCGTCGAAGCGGACTACGAGGGCAAGGATCTGCTGCTCGTCGGCGTGCTGAAGGGTGCGGTCATGGTAATGGCCGACTTCGCCCGCTCGCTGAAGCGCCCCATGGAGATGGACTGGATGGCCGTGTCGTCCTACGGCGCCGGCACCAAGTCGAGCGGTGTCGTGCAGATCCGGAAGGACCTCGACACCGACATCTCGGGCAAGCACGTCCTGATCGTCGAGGACATCATCGACTCCGGCCTGACGCTGAGCTGGCTGCTCGAGAACTTCGCCTCGCGCGGCGCGGCCTCGATCGAGGTCCTCGCACTGCTGCGCAAGCCCGAGGCCGCGAAGGTCGAGATCGACTGCCGCTACGTCGGCTTCGACATCCCGGTCGAGTTCGTCGTCGGCTACGGGCTGGACTTCGCGGAGAAGTACCGGAACCTCCGCGACGTCGCGGTCCTCGCACCCCACGTCTACTCCTGA
- a CDS encoding peptidoglycan DD-metalloendopeptidase family protein, translated as MTDLPEATGADCGCAPTADEARSFSSRISRRNVLGLGALGVAAASTGIGFALPAFAATSYPSWDDVEKARKNESAKGSEITRIQNLISSLENDVVAKQAEAERLGVEYQDALIAYEDAAARADALQAQADAEEARAKEAASKLGVLAAQQYRSGKGDATLDLFFSDSSATADDLLGRLGTMDRLVEANRDVYAAAIGARDSAKNLAAQAQVARDERDKRKAEAEQKMQAAQDAAEAAQAALAAQNEHREVLEAQLQALQDTTAKTVAGYKAGVEAERKRREEAARKARAEALRRAKIEEARRLAEEKRRREEEAKNNSGGGSSGGGGGGGGGGGSTGGSVQPSGWVRPAHGYISSWYGVRGSICTPSGCTASGHRGIDFASSCGSPIYAAASGTVIFAGYSGDWGNFVKVRHSDGTVTGYAHIIDGGYAVGYGDYVRAGQTIAYIGSTGASTGCHLHFEVYRGGIRVDPAPFLRARGISV; from the coding sequence GTGACCGACCTGCCCGAAGCGACTGGAGCCGACTGCGGCTGCGCGCCCACCGCCGACGAGGCGCGTTCGTTCTCGTCGCGCATCAGCCGTCGCAACGTCCTGGGCCTCGGCGCGCTCGGTGTGGCCGCGGCATCCACCGGCATCGGCTTCGCCCTGCCCGCGTTCGCCGCGACCTCGTATCCCAGCTGGGACGACGTCGAGAAGGCCCGCAAGAACGAGTCCGCCAAGGGCTCCGAGATCACCCGCATCCAGAACCTCATCTCGTCGCTCGAGAACGACGTCGTCGCCAAGCAGGCCGAGGCCGAGCGACTCGGCGTCGAGTATCAGGACGCCCTCATCGCGTACGAGGACGCCGCAGCCCGTGCTGACGCGTTGCAGGCGCAGGCCGACGCCGAAGAGGCGCGGGCGAAGGAAGCCGCGTCGAAGCTCGGCGTGCTCGCGGCGCAGCAGTACCGCTCCGGCAAGGGCGACGCGACCCTCGACCTCTTCTTCTCCGACTCGTCCGCGACCGCCGACGACCTGCTGGGCCGACTCGGCACGATGGACCGTCTCGTCGAGGCGAACCGCGACGTCTATGCCGCCGCCATCGGTGCGCGCGACAGCGCGAAGAACCTCGCCGCGCAGGCGCAGGTCGCCCGCGACGAGCGCGACAAGCGCAAGGCCGAGGCCGAGCAGAAGATGCAGGCCGCGCAGGATGCCGCCGAAGCCGCCCAGGCGGCCCTCGCCGCCCAGAACGAGCACCGCGAGGTGCTCGAGGCTCAGCTCCAGGCGCTGCAGGACACGACCGCCAAGACCGTCGCCGGCTACAAGGCCGGCGTCGAGGCGGAACGCAAGCGTCGCGAGGAAGCGGCCCGCAAAGCCCGCGCCGAGGCGCTCCGTCGGGCCAAGATCGAAGAGGCGCGCCGCCTCGCCGAAGAGAAGCGTCGACGCGAGGAAGAGGCAAAGAACAACAGCGGCGGCGGTTCGTCCGGTGGCGGTGGCGGCGGCGGTGGCGGCGGAGGCAGCACCGGCGGCTCCGTCCAGCCCTCCGGCTGGGTGCGCCCCGCGCACGGCTACATCAGCTCCTGGTACGGCGTCCGCGGCAGCATCTGCACCCCGAGCGGGTGCACGGCCAGCGGTCACCGCGGCATCGACTTCGCCAGCTCGTGCGGGTCGCCCATCTACGCGGCGGCGTCCGGCACTGTCATCTTCGCCGGTTACAGCGGCGACTGGGGCAACTTCGTCAAGGTCCGTCACAGCGACGGCACCGTCACGGGATATGCGCACATCATCGACGGCGGCTACGCGGTGGGCTACGGCGACTACGTCCGCGCCGGCCAGACCATCGCCTACATCGGCAGCACCGGCGCATCGACCGGCTGCCACCTGCACTTCGAGGTCTACCGCGGCGGCATCCGCGTCGACCCGGCGCCGTTCCTGCGCGCCCGCGGCATCAGCGTCTGA
- a CDS encoding class I SAM-dependent methyltransferase: MTRTTAAYAHRAAEYVDTLGSVGAMHRADRHLIEAWGAAASGRLIDAGCGPGHWTQHLAERGAEIRGIDLVPEFIDHARATHPGVRFDVESIEAIDEPDAAIGGILAWFSTIHHEPEAIAVPLTEFARVLRPGGSLLLGCFDADETEAFDHAVVRAYRWNTRDLQRILESAGFDVVAVHRRAERGARAVAAIIAERRS; the protein is encoded by the coding sequence ATGACCCGCACGACCGCCGCTTACGCACACCGGGCCGCGGAGTACGTCGACACGCTCGGGTCCGTGGGCGCGATGCACCGCGCGGATCGCCACCTCATCGAGGCGTGGGGAGCCGCGGCATCCGGTCGCCTCATCGACGCGGGCTGCGGCCCGGGCCACTGGACGCAGCACCTCGCGGAGCGGGGCGCCGAGATCCGCGGGATCGATCTCGTGCCGGAGTTCATCGACCACGCGCGTGCGACCCACCCGGGCGTCCGGTTCGATGTCGAGAGCATCGAGGCGATCGACGAGCCGGATGCCGCGATCGGAGGCATCCTCGCCTGGTTCTCGACGATCCACCACGAGCCCGAGGCGATCGCGGTTCCGCTCACCGAGTTCGCGCGCGTGCTGCGTCCCGGCGGGTCGCTGCTGCTGGGCTGCTTCGACGCGGACGAGACGGAGGCGTTCGACCACGCCGTCGTGCGTGCCTACCGCTGGAACACGCGCGACCTGCAGCGGATCCTCGAGTCCGCGGGCTTCGACGTCGTCGCCGTCCACCGCCGCGCCGAGCGCGGAGCCCGAGCTGTCGCAGCGATCATCGCCGAGCGCCGGAGCTGA
- a CDS encoding GmrSD restriction endonuclease domain-containing protein, whose amino-acid sequence MPSSTPPRAATQTTTEKAGRDRKLRWTALVLALIVAIIVISPIICTLAVAVAITAGVSLGKKTPTFLRFTTPATATRALIISVVVALLSAGMANLVLPRADTTVDEAPVAFAPTSPAADDTVAVGEDQQAFPTPTETVTPETAEAGTALAALAALEVKGRAPKTGYDRDEFGQRWKDIDRNGCGQRDDVLARDLAGVQKDGRCVVTSGILDDPFTGERITFERGEDTSSLVQIDHVVPLSDAWQKGAQQLTAHQRETLGNDPLNLLAVDGAANAQKSDSDAATWLPKNTGFRCAYVARQASVKVAYELWVTQAERDAMERILTGCPAEPLLTSDYAADAMAIAAEPASKPSPSVAPAPKSQPTQESKPAPTPAPAKPADVYFKNCTAAREAGAAPVHVGDPGYAKHLDRDGDGVGCE is encoded by the coding sequence ATGCCCTCGTCGACCCCGCCCCGCGCGGCCACGCAGACCACGACCGAGAAGGCGGGACGTGACAGGAAGCTCCGGTGGACGGCCCTCGTCCTGGCGCTGATCGTCGCGATCATCGTGATCTCGCCGATCATCTGCACCCTCGCCGTCGCCGTCGCGATCACCGCGGGAGTCTCACTCGGCAAGAAGACCCCGACGTTCCTGCGCTTCACGACGCCGGCCACCGCCACGCGCGCTCTGATCATCTCCGTCGTCGTCGCGCTGCTGTCGGCCGGTATGGCGAACCTCGTCCTGCCGCGGGCGGACACGACGGTGGACGAGGCGCCCGTCGCCTTCGCGCCGACATCCCCGGCTGCCGACGACACGGTCGCGGTCGGCGAGGATCAGCAGGCATTCCCGACGCCGACCGAGACCGTCACGCCCGAGACCGCCGAGGCGGGCACCGCGCTCGCCGCTCTCGCGGCCCTCGAGGTGAAGGGGCGCGCGCCGAAGACCGGCTACGACCGCGATGAGTTCGGACAGCGCTGGAAGGACATCGACCGCAACGGGTGCGGACAGCGCGACGACGTCCTCGCCCGAGACCTTGCCGGCGTGCAGAAGGACGGTCGCTGCGTCGTGACGTCCGGCATCCTGGACGATCCGTTCACGGGTGAGCGCATCACGTTCGAGCGTGGCGAGGACACGTCGTCGCTCGTACAGATCGACCACGTCGTGCCGTTGTCGGATGCCTGGCAGAAGGGTGCGCAGCAGCTCACTGCGCACCAGCGCGAGACCCTGGGCAACGATCCGCTCAACCTTCTCGCCGTCGACGGCGCCGCGAACGCGCAGAAAAGCGACAGCGACGCCGCGACCTGGCTGCCGAAGAACACGGGGTTCCGGTGCGCCTACGTCGCGCGCCAGGCGTCGGTGAAGGTCGCCTACGAGCTTTGGGTCACCCAGGCGGAACGCGACGCCATGGAGCGGATCCTGACGGGATGCCCGGCCGAGCCGCTCCTGACGTCGGACTACGCCGCCGACGCCATGGCGATCGCGGCGGAGCCCGCGTCGAAGCCCAGCCCGAGCGTCGCTCCGGCGCCGAAGTCCCAGCCGACGCAGGAGTCGAAGCCCGCGCCGACACCTGCTCCTGCGAAGCCTGCGGACGTGTACTTCAAGAACTGCACCGCCGCCCGCGAGGCGGGAGCAGCTCCCGTGCACGTCGGCGACCCCGGCTACGCGAAGCACCTCGACCGGGACGGCGACGGCGTCGGCTGCGAGTAG
- the tilS gene encoding tRNA lysidine(34) synthetase TilS gives MPSLHPAVAEVRRAVRTALTGLPQGAVVIVGLSGGADSLALAAAVGFEAPKLGLRAASLTVDHGLQSDSAEVASAAGRAASTLGLDPLIVRVDVGTEGGPEAAARDARYRVLRDAAHDVRAAAVVLGHTLDDQAETVLLGLARGSGAGSLQGMAAASDLGGVAVLRPLLEVRRATTRDACAAQGLEPWDDPHNLDPKYARVRVRETVLPMLEAELGPGIAEALVRTAAQLREDAEAFDEMIDETIEDIVEHAEAGIAVSVAALAANPPALRHRIIRHVVASEFHVSLTRTQTLEVARLVTDWAGQGPIDLPGCRARRAGATIEFTGAGSGL, from the coding sequence GTGCCGTCCCTGCATCCCGCCGTCGCCGAGGTCCGCCGTGCCGTCCGCACCGCACTGACGGGCCTGCCGCAGGGCGCCGTCGTCATCGTCGGGCTCTCGGGCGGCGCCGATTCGCTCGCGCTCGCCGCCGCGGTCGGCTTCGAGGCGCCGAAGCTCGGCCTGCGGGCGGCATCCCTCACCGTCGACCACGGCCTGCAGTCGGACTCCGCCGAGGTCGCCTCGGCCGCGGGCCGCGCCGCCTCGACGCTGGGACTCGATCCGCTCATCGTCCGGGTGGACGTCGGCACCGAGGGAGGCCCCGAAGCCGCGGCGCGCGATGCGCGGTACCGCGTGTTGCGGGATGCCGCGCACGACGTGCGTGCCGCGGCTGTCGTGCTCGGGCACACGTTGGACGACCAGGCCGAGACGGTGCTCCTGGGCCTGGCCCGCGGATCCGGTGCGGGGAGCCTGCAGGGGATGGCCGCGGCATCCGATCTGGGCGGCGTCGCCGTGCTGCGTCCCCTGCTCGAGGTGCGGCGCGCGACCACCAGGGACGCGTGCGCGGCGCAGGGACTCGAGCCGTGGGACGACCCGCACAACCTCGACCCGAAGTACGCGCGGGTCCGCGTCCGCGAGACGGTGCTGCCGATGCTCGAGGCCGAACTCGGACCCGGCATCGCCGAGGCGCTCGTCCGCACCGCGGCTCAGTTGCGCGAGGACGCCGAGGCGTTCGACGAGATGATCGACGAGACCATCGAGGACATCGTCGAGCACGCCGAGGCGGGCATCGCCGTCTCGGTCGCCGCGCTCGCCGCGAACCCGCCGGCGCTCCGTCACCGGATCATCCGGCACGTCGTCGCGAGCGAGTTCCACGTCTCGCTCACCCGCACGCAGACGCTCGAGGTGGCGCGCCTGGTGACGGACTGGGCGGGGCAGGGGCCGATCGACCTGCCCGGATGCCGCGCCCGCCGCGCGGGCGCCACGATCGAGTTCACGGGCGCCGGATCCGGTCTTTAG
- a CDS encoding bifunctional aldolase/short-chain dehydrogenase: MSPTTTAAAELIARSNRLGSDPKVTNYAGGNTSAKGTDTDPVTGEPVELLWVKGSGGDLGTLKPEGLAVLRLDRMRALVDVYPGVEREDEMVAAFDYCLHGKGGAAPSIDTAMHGLVDAAHVDHLHPDAGIAIATAADGEKLTAEIFGEKVAWVPWRRPGFQLGLDIAAIKAENPDAIGCILGGHGITAWGDTSEESERNSLWIIETAQAYIDAHGAARPFGEIRAGFDALPEAERRAKAAALAPTIRGLASTDKPMVGHYTDSDVVLDFLAAEKAPALAELGTSCPDHFLRTKVKPLILDLPASASVEDSIARLRDLHEAYRADYQAYYDAHATADSPAIRGADPLIVLVPGVGMFSYGANKQTARVAGEFYVNAINVMRGAEALSTYSPISDAEKFRIEYWALEEAKLQRMPKPKTHQGRIAFVTGAASGIGKAIATRLAAEGACVVVADLDLEKAQAAAAELGGTDVAVGVAANVADAEGVQAAIDATVLAFGGIDLVVNNAGLSLSKPLLETTEKDWDLQHDVMAKGSFLVAKAAAKTLIEQKMGGDVIYISSKNSVFAGPNNIAYSATKADQAHQVRLLAVELGEHGVRVNGINPDGVVRGSGIFAAGWGANRAATYGVEEKDLGQFYANRTILKREVVPENVADAVYVLTGPELSRTTGLHIPVDSGVAAAFLR; this comes from the coding sequence ATGTCCCCCACCACCACGGCCGCCGCCGAACTCATCGCGCGCAGCAACCGCCTCGGATCCGACCCGAAGGTCACCAACTACGCGGGCGGCAACACGTCCGCGAAGGGCACCGACACCGACCCCGTCACCGGTGAGCCCGTGGAGCTCCTCTGGGTCAAGGGATCCGGCGGCGACCTCGGCACGCTGAAGCCCGAGGGCCTCGCCGTCCTCCGCCTCGACCGCATGCGCGCGCTCGTCGACGTCTACCCGGGCGTCGAGCGCGAGGACGAGATGGTCGCGGCCTTCGATTACTGCCTGCACGGCAAGGGCGGCGCTGCTCCCTCGATCGACACCGCCATGCACGGGCTGGTGGATGCCGCCCACGTCGACCACCTGCACCCCGATGCCGGCATCGCCATCGCGACCGCCGCCGACGGCGAGAAGCTGACCGCCGAGATCTTCGGCGAGAAGGTGGCCTGGGTCCCGTGGCGGCGCCCCGGCTTCCAGCTCGGCCTCGACATCGCGGCGATCAAGGCGGAGAACCCCGACGCGATCGGCTGCATCCTCGGCGGACACGGCATCACCGCGTGGGGCGACACCTCTGAGGAGTCCGAGCGCAACAGCCTCTGGATCATCGAGACCGCCCAGGCCTACATCGACGCGCACGGTGCGGCCCGGCCCTTCGGCGAGATCCGCGCGGGCTTCGACGCACTGCCCGAGGCTGAGCGCCGCGCGAAGGCCGCAGCCCTTGCGCCCACGATCCGCGGCCTCGCCTCGACCGACAAGCCGATGGTCGGCCACTACACCGACAGCGACGTCGTCCTCGACTTCCTCGCCGCCGAGAAGGCTCCGGCGCTCGCGGAGCTCGGCACGAGCTGCCCCGACCACTTCCTGCGCACGAAGGTCAAGCCGCTCATCCTCGACCTGCCGGCATCCGCGTCCGTCGAGGACTCGATCGCTCGCCTCCGCGACCTGCACGAGGCCTATCGAGCCGACTACCAGGCGTACTACGACGCGCACGCGACGGCCGACTCGCCCGCGATCCGCGGCGCCGACCCGCTCATCGTCCTCGTCCCGGGCGTCGGCATGTTCAGCTACGGCGCCAACAAGCAGACCGCCCGCGTCGCCGGCGAGTTCTACGTCAACGCGATCAACGTCATGCGCGGCGCCGAGGCCCTCTCGACCTACTCCCCCATCTCCGACGCCGAGAAGTTCCGCATCGAGTACTGGGCCCTCGAAGAGGCGAAGCTGCAGCGGATGCCGAAGCCCAAGACTCATCAGGGGCGCATCGCGTTCGTCACCGGGGCTGCCTCGGGCATCGGCAAGGCCATCGCCACACGGCTCGCCGCCGAGGGCGCGTGCGTCGTCGTCGCCGACCTCGACCTCGAGAAGGCGCAGGCCGCAGCCGCAGAGCTCGGCGGCACGGACGTCGCGGTCGGCGTCGCCGCGAACGTGGCGGATGCCGAGGGGGTGCAGGCGGCGATCGATGCGACCGTCCTCGCGTTCGGCGGCATCGACCTGGTCGTGAACAACGCGGGCCTGTCACTGTCGAAGCCGCTGCTGGAGACCACCGAGAAGGACTGGGACCTGCAGCACGACGTCATGGCGAAGGGCTCGTTCCTCGTCGCGAAGGCTGCGGCGAAAACGCTCATCGAGCAGAAGATGGGCGGCGACGTCATCTACATCTCGTCGAAGAACTCCGTCTTCGCCGGCCCGAACAACATCGCGTACTCCGCGACGAAGGCGGACCAGGCCCACCAGGTGCGCCTGCTGGCCGTCGAGCTCGGCGAGCACGGCGTGCGCGTCAACGGCATCAACCCCGACGGCGTCGTCCGCGGGTCGGGCATCTTCGCCGCGGGCTGGGGCGCTAACCGCGCTGCCACCTACGGCGTCGAGGAGAAGGACCTCGGCCAATTCTACGCGAACCGCACGATCCTCAAGCGCGAGGTCGTCCCCGAGAACGTCGCCGACGCGGTCTACGTGCTGACCGGCCCCGAACTCTCGCGCACGACAGGACTCCACATCCCCGTCGACTCCGGCGTCGCCGCCGCGTTCCTGCGTTAA
- a CDS encoding MBL fold metallo-hydrolase has protein sequence MKITQVRNATLLLDVGGIRVLVDPMLGAKGSQPGFASARRNPLVDLVVPLADLLDPDIVVVTHTHTDHWDAAAAALLPREVPVLVQHADDAAVIAGAGFTQVIVLDEPTTLAGVTFTRTGGQHGSDATLAAAPRLGEVMGVVIAHSAEPTLYVAGDTVYHPTVEAALAAHRPEVVVLNTGEAVLPGLDPILMGAEDVARVHGLAPDARIVAVHMEALDHCTVTRADVRAVAEAQGITAAVHVPEDGQTLTF, from the coding sequence GTGAAGATCACCCAGGTCCGTAACGCCACCCTGCTGCTGGACGTCGGCGGCATCCGCGTCCTCGTCGATCCCATGCTGGGGGCGAAGGGCTCGCAGCCCGGCTTCGCCAGCGCACGGCGCAACCCGCTGGTCGATCTCGTGGTCCCGCTCGCGGACCTGCTGGATCCGGACATCGTGGTGGTGACGCACACGCATACCGACCATTGGGATGCCGCGGCCGCCGCGCTCCTGCCGCGAGAGGTTCCCGTCCTCGTCCAGCACGCCGACGACGCCGCGGTGATCGCCGGCGCCGGCTTCACGCAGGTGATCGTCCTCGACGAGCCGACGACGCTGGCCGGCGTGACCTTCACGCGCACGGGTGGGCAGCACGGCTCCGACGCGACGCTCGCTGCGGCGCCGCGACTCGGCGAGGTCATGGGTGTGGTCATCGCGCATTCCGCGGAGCCGACCCTGTACGTCGCCGGCGACACCGTCTACCACCCGACCGTCGAGGCGGCGCTCGCGGCGCACCGTCCGGAGGTCGTCGTCCTGAACACGGGCGAAGCCGTCCTCCCCGGCCTCGACCCGATCCTGATGGGGGCCGAGGACGTCGCCCGCGTGCACGGTCTCGCCCCTGACGCCCGCATCGTCGCCGTCCACATGGAGGCGCTCGACCACTGCACCGTGACCCGCGCCGACGTGCGCGCGGTCGCGGAAGCGCAGGGGATCACCGCGGCCGTCCACGTCCCCGAGGACGGGCAGACGCTGACGTTCTGA